The following coding sequences lie in one Enterococcus sp. 9E7_DIV0242 genomic window:
- a CDS encoding class I SAM-dependent methyltransferase: protein MKENTYDNQTFFEKYSQMERSQKGLDGAGEWQTLKQLLPDFKNKAVLDLGCGYGWHCIYAAEHGAASVIGVDLSEKMLETARSKTSFPQVNYIQAGIEDIDFPENNFDIVLSSLALHYVPSFEKVAAHLHKALKPNGIFIFSVEHPVFTAEGTQQWTYAEDGTILHFPVDNYFYEGKRTAEFLGEEVTKYHKTLTTYIDGLLTNGFQVQRVVEPMPPKHMMTIPGMVDEMRRPMMLIVSAKNIKN, encoded by the coding sequence ATGAAAGAAAACACTTATGATAACCAGACTTTTTTTGAAAAATATAGCCAGATGGAACGCTCACAGAAAGGATTGGATGGCGCCGGTGAATGGCAAACACTTAAGCAGCTACTTCCTGACTTTAAAAATAAAGCGGTCTTAGACCTTGGCTGCGGATATGGCTGGCACTGCATTTATGCTGCTGAACATGGAGCCGCTTCAGTAATCGGAGTAGACTTATCTGAGAAAATGCTGGAAACCGCTCGATCAAAGACATCCTTCCCGCAGGTCAACTACATTCAAGCTGGAATTGAAGACATCGATTTTCCAGAAAATAACTTTGATATTGTTCTAAGTTCCCTTGCGTTGCACTATGTCCCTTCATTCGAAAAAGTTGCGGCACATCTACACAAAGCCTTGAAACCCAATGGAATATTCATCTTCTCTGTCGAACATCCTGTGTTTACAGCTGAAGGAACACAGCAATGGACCTATGCTGAAGATGGAACCATTCTTCATTTCCCTGTAGATAATTACTTCTATGAAGGAAAACGAACAGCAGAGTTTCTAGGAGAAGAAGTAACGAAATACCATAAAACGCTGACAACTTACATCGATGGATTACTGACAAATGGATTTCAGGTGCAGCGAGTTGTTGAGCCTATGCCACCGAAACATATGATGACTATTCCGGGAATGGTGGATGAGATGCGCAGACCTATGATGTTGATTGTTTCTGCAAAAAATATAAAAAACTGA